The following coding sequences are from one Microbacterium sp. SORGH_AS_0969 window:
- a CDS encoding helix-turn-helix transcriptional regulator: MSDQTLVISDPRAVRAMANPLRMVVVDELYRRQGPATATELAELVGLSPSAMSYHLRAAESTGLIRRGESTDGRERPWLPAAPSYSLVASAESDAVQRMVLIDSRLTPMRQRMEELLAVRSVRPPDADITYMVLRTGQLLLSADEVGRLQDRVMEVFDEFEALSAGRSEEGELRRARYMWSIVPEQIQPED; the protein is encoded by the coding sequence ATGTCCGATCAGACGCTCGTCATCTCCGACCCTCGCGCGGTCCGCGCCATGGCGAATCCTCTGCGCATGGTCGTGGTCGACGAGCTGTATCGACGTCAGGGTCCGGCGACCGCCACCGAACTCGCCGAGCTCGTCGGGCTCAGCCCGAGCGCGATGAGCTACCACCTCCGGGCGGCCGAATCCACAGGACTCATCCGGCGCGGTGAGTCGACGGACGGACGCGAACGGCCCTGGCTCCCCGCGGCGCCGAGCTACTCGCTCGTGGCGAGTGCGGAGTCGGATGCCGTTCAGCGGATGGTCCTAATCGATTCACGCCTGACCCCCATGCGTCAGCGCATGGAGGAACTGCTGGCGGTGCGGTCTGTCCGCCCTCCGGATGCCGACATCACCTACATGGTCCTGCGGACGGGGCAGCTGCTGTTGAGCGCCGACGAGGTGGGCCGGCTCCAGGACCGCGTCATGGAGGTCTTCGACGAGTTCGAGGCCCTGAGCGCCGGTCGCTCCGAGGAGGGCGAACTGCGGCGCGCGCGGTATATGTGGTCGATCGTCCCGGAGCAGATTCAGCCCGAGGATTGA
- a CDS encoding DeoR/GlpR family DNA-binding transcription regulator: protein MYAMERQQLIERELREVGRVSVVDLARRFDVTTETVRRDLDRLETTGSLRRVHGGAVSIDRASTAESTLTERRERHGDAKRAIAASAAALLGSDFRGSIFVDAGTTAAAVAASLPATLTVSAGVEVVTHSLEAAHLLAGEERLSLTTIGGRVRGVTAAAVGAHTVRAIGQLRPDIAFIGTNGLSATFGLSTPDPEEAAVKTAIIQSARRIVLLADAAKFGEELLVSFARLDEIDVLVTDTPPTGALSEALADADVEVRVA from the coding sequence GTGTACGCAATGGAGCGCCAGCAGCTCATCGAGCGCGAACTGCGCGAGGTCGGACGTGTCAGCGTCGTCGACCTGGCCCGTCGCTTCGATGTGACCACGGAGACCGTCCGTCGCGATCTCGACCGCCTCGAGACCACCGGGTCTCTCCGCCGCGTCCACGGCGGGGCCGTGAGCATCGATCGCGCCAGCACCGCCGAGTCGACGCTGACCGAACGTCGTGAGCGTCACGGTGACGCGAAGCGCGCGATCGCCGCGAGCGCGGCCGCTTTGCTGGGTTCCGACTTCCGAGGCTCGATCTTCGTCGACGCGGGCACGACGGCCGCCGCCGTCGCTGCGTCGCTGCCCGCCACGCTCACCGTCTCCGCCGGAGTCGAAGTCGTCACGCACTCGCTCGAAGCCGCGCACCTCCTCGCCGGTGAGGAGCGTCTGTCGCTCACCACCATCGGCGGTCGCGTGCGCGGCGTGACCGCCGCCGCCGTCGGTGCCCACACCGTCCGCGCGATCGGGCAGTTGCGGCCCGACATCGCCTTCATCGGCACCAACGGTCTGAGTGCGACGTTCGGTCTCAGCACCCCGGATCCCGAAGAAGCCGCCGTGAAGACGGCCATCATCCAGTCCGCGCGTCGGATCGTGCTCCTTGCCGACGCGGCCAAATTCGGAGAGGAACTACTCGTGAGCTTCGCTCGTCTCGACGAGATCGACGTCCTCGTCACCGACACCCCGCCGACCGGTGCCCTCTCCGAGGCCCTGGCGGACGCCGATGTGGAGGTACGCGTCGCATGA
- a CDS encoding 1-phosphofructokinase family hexose kinase, protein MIVTLTANPSADRAVVLAEPLAPGEVQRALSSREDAGGKGVNVARVVTAAGAPARAVVPVNGHDPYRLLLEDAGIALDLVEVAGRARANLTITDPAGETTKLNLPGAELSAAEARALVAGVVAAAEGASWLVLAGSLPPGVPPTFYADLIAAVRERWGSAAPRIAVDASGAALAAVVETAQPDLIKPNHEELAELVGEDAADDADVLAEAARRARALVPGRVASALVTLGADGALLFSSEGAWRGRAPRIQVASTVGAGDSSLAGYLLADLEGAAAPERLARSIAYGAAAATLPGTQAPTPADLPSGAITVSDFPTPIATS, encoded by the coding sequence ATGATCGTCACCCTGACCGCCAACCCCTCGGCCGATCGGGCCGTCGTCCTCGCGGAGCCGCTCGCGCCGGGCGAGGTGCAGCGCGCACTGTCGTCGCGCGAGGACGCCGGGGGCAAGGGCGTCAACGTCGCCCGCGTCGTCACCGCGGCGGGCGCACCGGCGCGGGCCGTCGTTCCGGTGAACGGCCACGACCCCTACCGCCTTCTGCTCGAAGACGCCGGCATCGCGCTCGACCTCGTCGAGGTCGCGGGCCGCGCACGAGCGAACCTCACCATCACCGACCCGGCGGGCGAGACCACCAAGCTCAACCTCCCCGGGGCCGAGCTCTCCGCCGCGGAAGCCCGCGCGCTCGTGGCGGGCGTCGTCGCCGCGGCAGAGGGCGCGAGCTGGCTCGTCCTGGCCGGATCGCTGCCGCCGGGCGTGCCGCCGACGTTCTACGCCGATCTCATTGCGGCTGTCCGAGAGCGGTGGGGGAGCGCTGCTCCACGGATCGCCGTCGACGCCTCCGGCGCCGCCCTGGCCGCCGTCGTCGAGACCGCCCAGCCGGATCTCATCAAGCCCAACCACGAAGAACTCGCCGAGCTCGTCGGTGAGGATGCCGCGGACGACGCCGACGTCCTCGCCGAGGCGGCGCGTCGCGCACGCGCTCTCGTCCCCGGGCGCGTGGCATCCGCTCTGGTCACCCTCGGCGCCGACGGCGCTCTGCTCTTCTCGTCCGAGGGTGCCTGGCGCGGACGAGCCCCCAGAATCCAGGTCGCGAGCACGGTCGGCGCGGGCGACAGCTCACTCGCGGGCTATCTGCTCGCCGATCTCGAGGGAGCCGCCGCTCCCGAACGTCTCGCGCGCAGCATCGCCTACGGTGCCGCCGCCGCGACCCTGCCGGGAACGCAGGCCCCCACCCCGGCCGATCTGCCCTCCGGGGCGATCACCGTTTCCGATTTCCCCACCCCCATCGCAACATCCTGA
- a CDS encoding fructose-specific PTS transporter subunit EIIC yields the protein MSDIITPELVSLDVPLGTDKQSVIRALAERVVAQGRATSAQELFDDAWAREQKDETGLPGGIGIPHARSASVTEPTLAFARLTPGVDFGAPDGPADIVFLIAAPAGADEAHLAVLSQLARSLMNDQFMSGLRSASSPADAVRIITDAVNPAPAPASAEAPAATRAEARTATATKTKKIVAVTACATGIAHTFMAADALTAAGAETEGVELIVEPQGSSGYKALPQSVIDDADAVIFAVDVDVREPQRFAGKPVVRAGVKRGIEQPKQLIAEALAASDNPNAARVQGGAASASAPDAPVAQQSVGRRIQRWLLTGVSYMIPFVAGGGLLIALGFLLGGYEVTKDAKDIIIQNSLWDLPTEGITSSFGPIGQYLGSVAFMIGATSMGFIVAVLAGFIAYAIADRPGIAPGFVAGAVAVLMNAGFIGGIIGGLLAGFIAWWLGRFDAPRWLRGLMPVVIVPFLGSIFASGLMILFLGRPIASLMAALTDGLTSLAASSAGAIVLGVILGLMMCFDLGGPVNKVAYVFATTGLAAASQTNTAPYLIMAAVMAAGMVPPLAMALASTLLARGKFTPVERENGAAAWLLGASFISEGAIPFAAADPLRVIPASMVGGAITGGLSMLLSVQSFAPHGGIFVFFAITPFWGFALAIVAGTVVTALIVVALKGLGHSTKDAAVAEAAPAATVAA from the coding sequence ATGTCCGACATCATCACTCCGGAGCTCGTCAGCCTCGACGTGCCCCTGGGCACCGACAAGCAGTCGGTGATCCGAGCCCTCGCCGAGCGCGTCGTCGCGCAGGGTCGCGCGACCAGCGCGCAAGAGCTGTTCGACGACGCCTGGGCGCGTGAGCAGAAGGACGAGACCGGCCTGCCCGGCGGTATCGGTATTCCGCACGCGCGCAGCGCCTCGGTCACCGAGCCCACTCTCGCGTTCGCCCGCCTGACCCCCGGTGTCGACTTCGGCGCCCCCGACGGGCCCGCCGACATCGTCTTCCTCATCGCCGCGCCAGCTGGGGCCGACGAGGCGCACCTCGCGGTGCTGTCGCAGCTGGCCCGCAGCCTCATGAACGACCAGTTCATGTCGGGCCTGCGTTCGGCCTCGAGCCCCGCGGACGCGGTGCGGATCATCACGGATGCCGTGAACCCGGCCCCCGCGCCGGCGTCGGCCGAGGCCCCCGCCGCGACCCGCGCGGAAGCACGCACCGCCACGGCGACCAAGACCAAGAAGATCGTCGCCGTCACCGCGTGCGCGACCGGCATCGCCCACACCTTCATGGCCGCCGACGCGCTCACCGCTGCCGGCGCCGAGACCGAGGGCGTGGAGCTCATCGTCGAGCCGCAGGGCTCGAGTGGCTACAAGGCCCTCCCGCAGAGCGTGATCGACGACGCCGACGCCGTGATCTTCGCGGTCGACGTCGACGTGCGCGAGCCCCAGCGCTTCGCGGGCAAGCCCGTCGTCCGCGCGGGTGTCAAGCGCGGCATCGAGCAGCCGAAGCAGCTCATCGCCGAGGCCCTCGCCGCGAGCGACAACCCGAACGCCGCACGCGTGCAGGGCGGTGCCGCCTCGGCATCCGCTCCCGACGCCCCGGTCGCGCAACAGTCGGTGGGCCGTCGCATCCAGCGGTGGCTGCTCACCGGCGTCAGCTACATGATTCCGTTCGTCGCCGGTGGCGGTCTGCTCATCGCGCTCGGCTTCCTGCTCGGTGGCTACGAGGTCACCAAGGACGCCAAGGACATCATCATCCAGAACTCGCTCTGGGATCTGCCGACCGAGGGGATCACGTCGTCGTTCGGCCCGATCGGCCAGTACCTCGGCTCGGTCGCCTTCATGATCGGTGCCACCTCGATGGGCTTCATCGTCGCCGTGCTCGCGGGCTTCATTGCCTACGCGATCGCCGACCGTCCCGGTATCGCTCCGGGCTTCGTCGCCGGTGCCGTAGCGGTGCTGATGAACGCCGGCTTCATCGGCGGCATCATCGGCGGTCTGCTGGCCGGATTCATCGCCTGGTGGCTCGGGCGCTTCGACGCCCCGCGCTGGTTGCGCGGTCTCATGCCGGTCGTGATCGTTCCGTTTCTCGGCTCGATCTTCGCCTCGGGTCTGATGATCCTCTTCCTCGGTCGCCCGATCGCCTCGCTCATGGCCGCGCTCACCGATGGACTCACGTCGCTCGCGGCCAGCAGCGCGGGCGCGATCGTGCTCGGCGTGATCCTCGGCCTCATGATGTGCTTCGACCTCGGTGGCCCGGTCAACAAGGTCGCGTACGTCTTCGCCACGACCGGCCTCGCCGCCGCATCGCAGACCAACACCGCGCCCTACCTGATCATGGCCGCGGTCATGGCGGCGGGCATGGTTCCCCCGCTCGCGATGGCGCTCGCCTCGACCCTGCTCGCCCGGGGCAAGTTCACCCCCGTCGAACGTGAGAACGGTGCCGCCGCCTGGCTGCTCGGAGCCTCGTTCATCTCCGAGGGGGCGATCCCGTTCGCCGCGGCCGACCCCCTGCGCGTCATCCCCGCCTCGATGGTGGGTGGGGCGATCACGGGTGGCCTGAGCATGCTGCTGAGCGTGCAGTCGTTCGCCCCGCACGGTGGCATCTTCGTCTTCTTCGCGATCACCCCGTTCTGGGGTTTTGCCCTCGCGATCGTGGCGGGTACCGTCGTGACGGCGCTGATCGTCGTGGCCCTCAAGGGTCTCGGCCACAGCACCAAGGACGCCGCCGTCGCCGAGGCTGCGCCCGCAGCCACGGTCGCCGCCTAA
- a CDS encoding HPr family phosphocarrier protein has product MAERQATIASASGLHARPAKLFVQAVQEKKIPVTIAANGGADLNAGSILSLMGLGAGHGTVVTLKAEGEGAEQALDELVALLETDLDAQ; this is encoded by the coding sequence ATGGCAGAACGTCAGGCCACCATCGCCAGCGCCTCGGGCCTCCACGCCCGTCCCGCGAAGCTCTTCGTGCAGGCCGTGCAGGAGAAGAAGATCCCCGTCACGATCGCAGCGAACGGCGGCGCCGACCTCAACGCTGGCAGCATCCTCTCACTCATGGGCCTCGGCGCCGGTCACGGCACGGTAGTGACGCTCAAGGCCGAGGGTGAGGGTGCCGAGCAGGCCCTCGACGAGCTCGTCGCTCTCCTCGAGACCGACCTCGACGCGCAGTAA
- a CDS encoding MBL fold metallo-hydrolase, with amino-acid sequence MRVTKHEHAALVLTESGHTLVIDPGSFTSPLEGLDGLVGIVLTHEHPDHWTPEHLTRLLEAHPGTPIYGPEGVKQAAVGFEITAVHPGDTLDLAPFHLEFFGGKHAVIHESIPVIDNVGVLVNDALYYPGDSYTVPKHKKVALLAAPVGAPWLKIGDAIDFVLDVKPERVFATHDMTLSAAGKQMGDGRLTWAAEQNGGSFVDLKPGDSTDV; translated from the coding sequence ATGCGAGTAACCAAGCACGAACACGCCGCCCTCGTCCTCACCGAGTCGGGACACACGCTCGTCATCGATCCGGGGAGCTTCACCTCGCCGCTCGAGGGCCTCGACGGACTCGTGGGCATCGTCCTCACCCACGAACACCCGGATCACTGGACGCCTGAGCATCTGACGCGTCTGTTGGAAGCGCACCCCGGCACACCGATCTACGGCCCCGAGGGAGTGAAGCAGGCCGCCGTGGGCTTCGAGATCACGGCCGTGCATCCGGGCGACACCCTCGACCTCGCGCCCTTCCACCTGGAGTTCTTCGGCGGGAAGCACGCCGTCATCCACGAGTCCATCCCGGTCATCGACAATGTCGGCGTCCTGGTGAACGATGCGCTCTACTACCCCGGCGATTCGTACACCGTCCCGAAGCACAAGAAGGTCGCTCTGCTCGCGGCCCCCGTGGGCGCCCCCTGGTTGAAGATCGGCGACGCGATCGACTTCGTCCTCGACGTCAAGCCCGAGCGCGTCTTCGCCACGCACGACATGACCCTCTCTGCCGCCGGGAAGCAGATGGGCGATGGGCGATTGACCTGGGCCGCCGAGCAGAATGGCGGGTCATTCGTCGATCTGAAGCCGGGCGACTCGACCGACGTGTGA
- a CDS encoding IS1249 family transposase gives MHGPRRLGVDHPSNQALCVICGARLVKNGKTAAGTQRWRCPDCGASSVRSRRDVSEREQLRRFLRWLTGKTTQAEIGGGTGRSFRHDTAWCWGLQPVMPVTGEVHDVVLVDGVWIGSWCLLIAQSDTGRVLAWQWCARESTAAWTALFEQVPPPVVVVTDGGSGIRSALATTWPDTAVQRCIFHLQLNVTRELTRNPRTRAGRDLRQISLALTAVHTIDDAISWRLTLQAWWQTHGHLTKERTLYANGHFGFTHFKLRRAWNVLHRAAESGHVFTTLQHGNPRTTSRLEGLNSQIRHLLRHHRGMPTEHRRKAVEWFLLLHEVPLERAHRHAITPTPPATPDEPDDDGQPALYDTAVTAEEGLWIRTGWAGRS, from the coding sequence GTGCATGGTCCGCGACGCTTAGGCGTGGACCATCCCTCGAATCAGGCGCTCTGCGTGATATGCGGTGCTCGGCTGGTGAAGAACGGTAAGACCGCCGCCGGAACACAGCGATGGCGCTGCCCCGACTGCGGCGCATCATCTGTCCGCTCCCGACGCGACGTGAGCGAGCGGGAGCAGCTGCGCCGGTTCCTGCGCTGGTTGACGGGCAAAACAACGCAAGCGGAAATCGGCGGCGGAACCGGGCGCTCATTTCGTCACGACACCGCCTGGTGCTGGGGTCTGCAGCCCGTGATGCCGGTCACCGGCGAAGTTCACGATGTCGTCCTCGTCGACGGTGTCTGGATCGGCTCCTGGTGCCTTCTCATCGCCCAATCCGACACCGGACGCGTCCTCGCCTGGCAGTGGTGCGCCCGAGAATCCACCGCCGCGTGGACGGCCCTGTTCGAACAGGTCCCGCCCCCGGTCGTCGTCGTCACCGACGGCGGTTCCGGCATCCGCTCCGCCCTAGCCACGACCTGGCCCGACACCGCCGTGCAACGCTGCATCTTCCACCTGCAACTGAACGTCACCCGCGAGCTGACGCGCAATCCCCGCACCCGCGCCGGCCGCGACCTGCGCCAGATCTCCCTCGCGTTGACCGCGGTCCACACCATCGATGACGCCATCTCCTGGCGGCTCACGTTGCAAGCGTGGTGGCAGACCCACGGGCATCTCACCAAAGAACGCACCCTCTACGCGAACGGGCACTTCGGGTTCACCCACTTCAAACTCCGCCGAGCCTGGAATGTCCTTCATCGCGCCGCAGAATCAGGGCACGTGTTCACCACTCTCCAGCACGGAAACCCCCGCACCACTTCACGCCTGGAGGGTTTGAACAGTCAGATCCGCCACCTTCTGCGCCATCACCGGGGCATGCCCACCGAGCACCGCCGCAAAGCCGTCGAGTGGTTCCTGCTGCTGCACGAGGTTCCCCTCGAGCGCGCGCACCGGCACGCCATCACGCCCACCCCGCCGGCCACACCCGACGAGCCCGACGACGACGGACAGCCAGCTCTCTACGACACCGCCGTCACCGCCGAGGAAGGCCTCTGGATCCGAACCGGATGGGCAGGACGGAGCTGA
- a CDS encoding DUF4349 domain-containing protein — MNTPTLPPLDDDRIESMERVIFARISDSVRTDRRRRRARIGGWTAAAASVVLIAAIVGPAVMNGGSRALFEQSAAGGDALTEQYSGAAGSAADAPSLDGSVTEAAPGAPTREIVANGSATVEASDVGAAVTGISDAATSVGGYVESSQVGGASGAVPFEGQDMPQGASGDPSTAWVTVRVPADKLTGVMDGLSDIGTVTASSVNRSDVTDQAVDLRARVAAAEASVARLTELMAQAASVSDLIAAESALAERQAQLDADRQQLTLLESQVAMSSLSVQVLPQASTVSADPAGFGDGLVAGWNGLVAALNGVVIGLGFLLPWLAVAAVIGAVVWGVRRARRRRSTDADV; from the coding sequence ATGAACACCCCCACGCTCCCCCCTCTCGACGACGACCGGATCGAATCAATGGAGAGGGTGATCTTCGCGCGCATCAGCGACTCCGTCCGTACCGATCGCCGGCGGCGTCGCGCCCGGATCGGCGGGTGGACCGCCGCGGCCGCCAGCGTGGTCCTGATCGCGGCCATCGTCGGCCCCGCCGTCATGAACGGCGGCAGTCGCGCTCTGTTCGAGCAGTCCGCCGCGGGTGGGGACGCCCTCACGGAGCAGTACTCCGGGGCCGCGGGTAGTGCCGCCGATGCCCCCTCGCTCGATGGATCGGTCACCGAGGCCGCGCCCGGCGCTCCCACGCGCGAGATCGTCGCGAACGGATCGGCCACGGTCGAGGCGAGCGACGTCGGCGCCGCTGTCACCGGGATCTCGGATGCCGCGACCTCCGTCGGAGGCTACGTCGAATCGTCGCAGGTCGGCGGCGCGTCCGGCGCGGTGCCGTTCGAGGGGCAGGATATGCCGCAGGGCGCGAGCGGTGATCCCTCGACCGCGTGGGTCACCGTCCGCGTCCCCGCCGACAAGCTCACGGGCGTCATGGACGGCCTGTCCGACATCGGGACCGTGACCGCGTCGAGCGTGAACCGAAGCGATGTCACCGATCAGGCGGTCGACCTGCGGGCACGCGTCGCCGCCGCCGAGGCATCCGTCGCTCGACTGACGGAGCTGATGGCACAGGCCGCCTCGGTGAGCGATCTCATCGCGGCCGAGTCGGCTCTCGCCGAGCGCCAGGCGCAGCTGGATGCGGACCGGCAGCAGCTGACGCTCCTGGAGTCCCAGGTGGCGATGTCGTCCCTGTCGGTGCAGGTGCTCCCTCAGGCCTCGACCGTCTCGGCCGATCCCGCCGGCTTCGGCGACGGCCTCGTCGCGGGGTGGAACGGTCTCGTCGCCGCGCTGAACGGCGTCGTGATCGGGCTGGGCTTCCTTCTCCCCTGGCTCGCCGTGGCCGCGGTGATCGGCGCGGTGGTGTGGGGAGTCCGGCGGGCCCGGCGTCGCCGGTCGACCGACGCGGACGTGTGA
- a CDS encoding RNA polymerase sigma factor: MTDDVIDDRALVARAAGGSEMAFRSLYRAYVRPVYWTALGLVGNPSDADDVVQDTFVVAWKKLPGMTLEGTSLLPWLATVCRLQAANRLRARARHGAHAALDPEMPARVDVEQEVVDAETVRAILAEVDGLGEVDREIFRLCAAEGYGYQAAAEHLGVTHGTVRNRLSRIRSRMRATAMETETP; the protein is encoded by the coding sequence ATGACCGACGACGTGATCGACGACAGGGCGCTCGTCGCGCGCGCAGCGGGCGGGTCGGAGATGGCCTTCCGATCGCTGTACCGCGCGTACGTCCGCCCCGTGTACTGGACGGCACTGGGCCTGGTCGGCAATCCCAGCGATGCGGACGACGTCGTGCAGGACACGTTCGTCGTCGCGTGGAAGAAGCTGCCCGGTATGACGCTGGAGGGGACGTCGCTCCTGCCGTGGCTTGCGACGGTCTGTCGCCTCCAGGCGGCGAACCGCCTCCGTGCCCGGGCGCGTCACGGAGCGCACGCCGCCCTCGACCCGGAGATGCCTGCGCGCGTCGACGTCGAGCAGGAGGTCGTCGACGCGGAAACGGTGCGTGCGATCCTCGCCGAGGTCGACGGCCTCGGCGAGGTGGATCGCGAGATCTTCCGTCTGTGCGCCGCCGAGGGCTACGGCTACCAGGCTGCGGCAGAGCATCTCGGCGTCACGCACGGCACGGTGCGCAATCGCCTCTCCCGCATCCGGTCCCGGATGCGCGCCACCGCAATGGAGACGGAGACCCCATGA